The Streptomyces pactum genome contains a region encoding:
- a CDS encoding GH1 family beta-glucosidase: MLESATPVTPVTFPPAFLWGAATSAYQIEGAVREDGRTPSIWDTFSHTPGKTAGGETGDIAVDHYHRYRDDVALMAELGLGAYRFSVSWSRVQPTGRGPAVQRGLDFYRRLVDELLAAGIKPAVTLYHWDLPQELEDAGGWPERDTAYRFAEYAQIVGEALGDRVEQWITLNEPWCAAFLGYASGVHAPGRTDPAASLRAAHHLNLAHGLGTVALRSVMPARNSVAISLNTSVVRPLSQSPADLAAARRIDDLSGGIFHGPILHGAYPATLLEATASVTDWSHVQDGDLGVIRQPLDAVCLNYYTPTVVSAADADSRVPRADGHGASDHSPWPAADDVAFHQPPGERTEMGWSVDPTGLHELIMRYHREAPGLPLYISENGAAYDDKPGADGTVHDPERVAYLDGHLRAVRRAIADGADVRGYYLWSLMDNFEWAYGYEKRFGAVYVDYVSQQRTPKSSALWYGRAARTGTLPPVESAAE, encoded by the coding sequence ATGCTTGAGTCCGCAACGCCGGTGACCCCGGTGACCTTCCCCCCTGCCTTCCTGTGGGGCGCCGCGACCTCGGCGTACCAGATCGAGGGCGCGGTGCGGGAGGACGGCCGTACCCCCTCGATCTGGGACACCTTCAGCCATACGCCGGGGAAGACGGCCGGCGGCGAGACCGGTGACATCGCCGTCGACCACTACCACCGCTACCGCGACGACGTGGCGCTGATGGCGGAACTGGGTCTGGGCGCCTACCGCTTCTCCGTCTCCTGGTCCCGGGTGCAGCCGACCGGCCGCGGCCCCGCCGTCCAGCGCGGCCTGGACTTCTACCGCCGCCTGGTGGACGAGCTGCTGGCCGCCGGGATCAAGCCGGCCGTCACGCTCTACCACTGGGACCTGCCGCAGGAGCTGGAGGACGCGGGCGGCTGGCCCGAGCGCGACACGGCGTACCGGTTCGCCGAGTACGCGCAGATCGTCGGCGAGGCGCTCGGCGACCGGGTCGAGCAGTGGATCACGCTCAACGAGCCGTGGTGCGCCGCCTTCCTGGGCTACGCCTCCGGAGTGCACGCCCCCGGCCGGACCGACCCGGCGGCCTCGCTGCGCGCCGCGCACCACCTGAACCTGGCGCACGGCCTGGGCACGGTGGCGCTGCGCTCGGTGATGCCGGCCCGCAACTCGGTGGCGATCAGCCTCAACACCTCCGTCGTCCGGCCGCTGTCGCAGAGCCCGGCGGACCTGGCGGCGGCACGGAGGATCGACGACCTGTCCGGCGGGATCTTCCACGGCCCGATCCTGCACGGTGCCTACCCGGCGACCCTGCTGGAGGCGACGGCGTCGGTCACCGACTGGTCGCACGTCCAGGACGGCGACCTGGGAGTGATCCGCCAGCCGCTGGACGCGGTCTGCCTCAACTACTACACGCCCACCGTGGTGTCGGCGGCGGACGCGGACTCGCGCGTCCCGCGCGCCGACGGACACGGCGCGAGCGACCACTCGCCGTGGCCGGCCGCGGACGACGTGGCGTTCCACCAGCCGCCGGGCGAGCGTACGGAGATGGGCTGGAGCGTCGACCCGACCGGCCTGCACGAACTGATCATGCGCTACCACCGCGAGGCTCCCGGCCTGCCGCTGTACATCAGCGAGAACGGCGCCGCCTACGACGACAAGCCCGGCGCGGACGGCACGGTGCACGACCCCGAGCGGGTCGCCTACCTGGACGGCCACCTCAGGGCGGTCCGCCGGGCCATCGCCGACGGCGCCGACGTCCGCGGCTACTACCTGTGGTCCCTGATGGACAACTTCGAGTGGGCCTACGGCTACGAGAAGCGGTTCGGCGCGGTGTACGTCGACTACGTCTCCCAGCAGCGCACCCCGAAGTCGAGCGCCCTCTGGTACGGGCGCGCCGCCCGCACGGGCACGCTGCCGCCGGTGGAGTCGGCCGCCGAGTAG
- a CDS encoding carbohydrate ABC transporter permease, translated as MTTTLTKPPAEPVPEPDRRRRRGSKASRAGGQLHAGPIAYIILAVFTLGSLFPLVWTAIAASRDNQRLAQTPPPLWFGSNLFDKLEIAWNDANLGEAILNTTIVAGISSATVVFMATVAGFAFAKLKFRGRNALMLIVVGTMMVPPQLSVIPLYMMVAKLDWSDQLQAVIFPSLVSAFGVFFMRQYLLQALPDEIIEAARVDGASSWRVIWHVVFPTARPAMAVLGMLTFVQVWNDFLWPFLVLTQNGNPTVQVAVAGLGRGFTPDQALIMAGALLGTLPLLLVFAIFGKQIVGGIMQGAVKG; from the coding sequence GTGACGACGACCCTGACGAAACCCCCGGCCGAGCCGGTGCCCGAGCCTGACCGGCGGCGGCGCCGCGGGTCCAAGGCGTCCCGGGCCGGCGGGCAACTGCACGCGGGACCGATCGCGTACATCATCCTCGCCGTGTTCACGCTCGGCTCGCTGTTCCCGCTGGTGTGGACGGCGATCGCCGCCTCCCGCGACAACCAGCGCCTGGCCCAGACCCCGCCGCCGCTCTGGTTCGGCTCCAACCTCTTCGACAAGCTGGAGATCGCCTGGAACGACGCCAACCTGGGCGAGGCGATCCTCAACACCACGATCGTCGCGGGGATCTCCTCGGCCACCGTCGTCTTCATGGCGACGGTCGCCGGCTTCGCCTTCGCCAAGCTGAAGTTCCGGGGGCGCAACGCGCTGATGCTGATCGTGGTCGGCACGATGATGGTGCCGCCGCAGCTCAGCGTCATCCCGCTGTACATGATGGTCGCCAAGCTGGACTGGTCCGACCAGCTCCAGGCGGTGATCTTCCCGTCCCTGGTCAGCGCGTTCGGCGTGTTCTTCATGCGGCAGTACCTGCTCCAGGCACTGCCGGACGAGATCATCGAGGCCGCCCGTGTGGACGGCGCCAGTAGCTGGCGGGTGATCTGGCACGTGGTGTTCCCGACGGCGCGCCCAGCGATGGCCGTGCTGGGCATGCTGACGTTCGTGCAGGTGTGGAACGACTTCCTGTGGCCGTTCCTGGTGCTGACGCAGAACGGCAACCCGACCGTGCAGGTCGCGGTGGCCGGCCTCGGCCGCGGCTTCACCCCCGACCAGGCCCTCATCATGGCCGGCGCGCTGCTCGGCACGCTGCCCCTGCTGCTGGTCTTCGCGATATTCGGCAAGCAGATCGTGGGCGGCATCATGCAGGGCGCCGTCAAGGGCTGA
- a CDS encoding carbohydrate ABC transporter permease: protein MTTRHDTAAPPAKGGAAPGRPPGDAVSPEAARKRARLSRRWQRDMRWSPYAFVAPFFVFFAAFGLFPLIYTGWASLHTVELTAPTDMAWTGLDNYTRIFDDDFFWNAAKNTLTIGIISTVPQLMMAMGLAHILNYKLRGSTFYRVIMLAPYATSIAAAALVFVLLFGRDYGMINWVLDSVGLGKVDWQNDKWASQFAVSSIVIWRWTGYNALIYLAAMQAIPQDLYESAALDGASRWRQFLHVTLPALRPTILFTVVVSTIGASQLFGEPLLFDANKGASGGSQHQFQTLGLYLYEQGWVNQHLGRASAIAWTMFLILIVIGLVNYVISRRLRASS from the coding sequence ATGACCACCCGGCACGACACCGCCGCGCCCCCCGCGAAGGGGGGCGCGGCCCCGGGCCGACCGCCCGGTGACGCGGTCTCCCCCGAGGCGGCCAGGAAACGGGCCCGGCTCTCCCGCCGCTGGCAGCGGGACATGCGCTGGAGCCCGTACGCGTTCGTCGCCCCGTTCTTCGTGTTCTTCGCCGCTTTCGGCCTGTTCCCGCTGATCTACACCGGCTGGGCCTCGCTGCACACGGTGGAGCTGACCGCGCCCACCGACATGGCGTGGACGGGGCTGGACAACTACACCAGGATCTTCGACGACGACTTCTTCTGGAACGCCGCGAAGAACACGCTGACCATCGGCATCATCTCCACGGTGCCGCAGCTCATGATGGCGATGGGCCTGGCGCACATCCTCAACTACAAGCTGCGCGGCTCCACCTTCTACCGGGTCATCATGCTCGCGCCGTACGCCACGTCGATCGCCGCCGCCGCGCTGGTCTTCGTGCTGCTCTTCGGCCGTGACTACGGCATGATCAACTGGGTGCTCGACTCGGTCGGGCTGGGCAAGGTCGACTGGCAGAACGACAAGTGGGCGTCCCAGTTCGCCGTCTCGTCGATCGTCATCTGGCGCTGGACCGGCTACAACGCGCTGATCTACCTGGCGGCCATGCAGGCGATCCCGCAGGACCTGTACGAGTCGGCGGCGCTGGACGGTGCCAGCCGGTGGCGGCAGTTCCTCCACGTCACACTGCCCGCGCTGCGTCCGACGATCCTGTTCACGGTCGTCGTGTCCACCATCGGCGCCTCGCAGCTGTTCGGTGAGCCGCTGCTGTTCGACGCCAACAAGGGCGCCTCGGGCGGCAGCCAGCACCAGTTCCAGACCCTCGGCCTGTACCTGTACGAGCAGGGCTGGGTGAACCAGCATCTGGGCCGCGCCTCCGCGATCGCCTGGACGATGTTCCTGATCCTCATCGTGATCGGGCTCGTCAACTACGTCATCTCGCGCCGGCTGCGCGCCAGTAGTTAA
- a CDS encoding ABC transporter substrate-binding protein gives MRAARNRSARKAVVIAAIASLGAGLLAGCADDGNDEDGTSSGDSSGKTTITLGLFGTMGFKEAGLYEEYEKLNPDINVEETVTERNENYYPALVNHLTTESGLQDIQAIEVGNIAEVVETQADKFVDMAKVEGVQPSSWLDWKWKQGVTKDGQAVGLGTDIGPMAICYRKDLFEKAGLPTDRDEVGALWAGDWKKFVEAGEKYKKGAGKDTYFMDSPGGLINAILSSEEEKFYDSSGEVIYKTNPAVKAAFDLTAEAAEKGLVQAQTQFQPAWEQTISNNLFATVACPPWMIGTIKGKSQPEAAGKWDVAVAPKSGNWGGSFLGVPKSGKNVKEAQKLVAWLTAPEQQAKLFAVQGSFPSAPAAYKLPQVTDAKNEMTGAAPIGDIFAKAAEAIPAQVIGPKDQIIQQGLTDNGVILVTQGKSPEEAWENATKTIDNNLEK, from the coding sequence ATGCGAGCAGCACGTAATCGATCCGCCCGCAAGGCGGTGGTCATCGCGGCCATCGCGTCGCTGGGCGCCGGGCTGCTGGCCGGCTGCGCCGACGACGGCAACGACGAGGACGGCACGTCGTCGGGCGACAGCAGCGGCAAGACCACCATCACCCTCGGCCTGTTCGGCACCATGGGCTTCAAGGAGGCCGGCCTCTACGAGGAGTACGAGAAGCTCAACCCCGACATCAACGTCGAGGAGACCGTCACCGAGCGGAACGAGAACTACTACCCCGCCCTGGTCAACCACCTCACCACCGAGAGCGGCCTGCAGGACATCCAGGCCATCGAGGTCGGCAACATCGCCGAGGTCGTCGAGACCCAGGCGGACAAGTTCGTCGACATGGCCAAGGTCGAGGGCGTCCAGCCGAGCAGTTGGCTGGACTGGAAGTGGAAGCAGGGCGTCACCAAGGACGGCCAGGCGGTCGGGCTCGGCACCGACATCGGGCCGATGGCCATCTGCTACCGCAAGGACCTCTTCGAGAAGGCGGGCCTGCCGACGGACCGCGACGAGGTCGGCGCGCTGTGGGCCGGTGACTGGAAGAAGTTCGTCGAGGCCGGCGAGAAGTACAAGAAGGGTGCCGGCAAGGACACCTACTTCATGGACTCTCCCGGCGGTCTGATCAACGCCATCCTCAGCAGTGAGGAGGAGAAGTTCTACGACTCCTCCGGCGAGGTCATCTACAAGACCAACCCCGCCGTCAAGGCGGCCTTCGACCTCACCGCGGAGGCCGCGGAGAAGGGCCTGGTCCAGGCGCAGACCCAGTTCCAGCCGGCCTGGGAACAGACCATCTCCAACAACCTGTTCGCCACCGTCGCCTGCCCGCCGTGGATGATCGGCACCATCAAGGGCAAGTCGCAGCCCGAGGCGGCCGGCAAGTGGGACGTGGCCGTGGCCCCGAAGTCCGGCAACTGGGGCGGCTCCTTCCTGGGCGTGCCCAAGAGCGGCAAGAACGTGAAGGAGGCGCAGAAGCTGGTGGCCTGGCTGACCGCGCCGGAGCAGCAGGCGAAGCTGTTCGCCGTGCAGGGCAGCTTCCCGAGCGCCCCGGCCGCGTACAAGCTGCCCCAGGTGACGGACGCCAAGAACGAGATGACCGGTGCCGCGCCGATCGGTGACATCTTCGCCAAGGCCGCCGAGGCCATCCCGGCCCAGGTGATCGGCCCGAAGGACCAGATCATCCAGCAGGGTCTGACCGACAACGGCGTCATCCTCGTCACCCAGGGCAAGTCGCCCGAGGAGGCCTGGGAGAACGCCACCAAGACCATCGACAACAACCTGGAGAAGTGA
- a CDS encoding LacI family DNA-binding transcriptional regulator codes for MAGHGARGRSGGRPTLEEVAARAGVGRGTVSRVINGSPRVSDATRAAVEAAVAELGYVPNTAARALAANRTDAIALVVPEPETRFFTEPYFSDMLKGVGSALSDTEMQLLLIFAGSDRERQRLAQYLAAHRVDGVLLVSVHADDPLPDLLSQLEIPAVISGPRSAGESLASVDSDNYGGARSAVEHLLSRGRRHIAHITGRLDVYGAQRRVDGYREALRDAGHDADEQLIEPGDFSEEGGRRAMAELLRRRPELDAVFAGSDVTAAGARQALREAGRRIPDDVALVGYDDSAIARHMEPPLTSVRQPIEEMGRAMIDLLLTEIADRRPAASRGLERHQVVLATELVERASS; via the coding sequence ATGGCAGGCCACGGAGCGCGTGGGCGGAGCGGTGGCCGGCCCACCCTCGAAGAGGTGGCGGCACGGGCGGGCGTCGGCCGCGGCACGGTCTCCCGGGTGATCAACGGCTCGCCCCGGGTCAGCGACGCGACCCGGGCGGCGGTGGAGGCGGCGGTCGCGGAACTCGGTTACGTCCCGAACACGGCGGCCCGTGCCCTGGCCGCCAACCGCACGGACGCGATCGCGCTGGTGGTGCCCGAGCCGGAGACCCGCTTCTTCACGGAACCGTACTTCTCGGACATGCTGAAGGGCGTCGGCTCCGCACTCTCCGACACCGAGATGCAGCTCCTGCTGATCTTCGCGGGCAGCGACCGGGAGCGGCAGCGGCTCGCGCAGTACCTGGCCGCGCACCGCGTGGACGGGGTCCTGCTGGTCTCGGTGCACGCCGACGACCCGCTGCCCGACCTGCTGTCCCAGTTGGAGATTCCCGCGGTGATCAGCGGCCCGCGCTCGGCCGGGGAGTCGCTGGCGTCGGTGGACTCGGACAACTACGGCGGTGCCCGCTCGGCCGTCGAGCACCTGCTGTCCCGCGGCCGCCGTCACATCGCGCACATCACCGGCCGCCTCGACGTCTACGGTGCCCAGCGGCGCGTCGACGGCTACCGCGAGGCGCTGCGCGACGCGGGCCACGACGCGGACGAACAGCTCATCGAGCCGGGCGACTTCTCCGAGGAGGGCGGGCGCCGGGCCATGGCGGAACTGCTGCGCCGCCGCCCCGAGCTGGACGCGGTCTTCGCCGGCTCGGACGTCACCGCGGCCGGCGCCCGCCAGGCACTGCGCGAGGCGGGCCGGCGCATCCCGGACGACGTGGCGCTGGTCGGCTACGACGACTCGGCCATCGCCCGCCACATGGAGCCGCCGCTGACCAGTGTGCGGCAGCCCATCGAGGAGATGGGCCGCGCGATGATAGACCTGCTGCTCACCGAGATCGCGGACCGCCGCCCGGCGGCCTCGCGGGGGCTGGAGCGGCACCAGGTGGTGCTGGCGACGGAGCTGGTGGAGCGGGCGTCGTCCTGA
- the orn gene encoding oligoribonuclease encodes MNDRMVWIDCEMTGLSLSDDALIEVAALVTDSELNILGEGVDIVVRPPERALETMPEVVRQMHTASGLLAELDDGTTLADAEAQVLAYVREHVKEPGKAPLCGNSVGTDRGFLLRDMPTLEDYLHYRIVDVSSIKELARRWYPRAYFNSPEKNGNHRALADIRESIAELRYYREAVFVPQPGPDSDTAKAIAAKHVLPAR; translated from the coding sequence ATGAACGATCGCATGGTGTGGATCGACTGCGAGATGACCGGCCTCTCGCTGTCCGACGACGCGCTCATCGAGGTGGCCGCCCTCGTCACCGACTCCGAGCTGAACATCCTCGGCGAGGGCGTCGACATCGTCGTCCGCCCGCCGGAGCGGGCCCTGGAGACGATGCCGGAGGTGGTGCGCCAGATGCACACCGCGTCCGGCCTGCTCGCCGAGCTCGACGACGGCACGACGCTGGCGGACGCCGAGGCGCAGGTCCTGGCGTACGTGCGCGAGCACGTGAAGGAGCCCGGCAAGGCACCGCTGTGCGGCAACTCGGTCGGCACCGACCGCGGCTTCCTGCTGAGGGACATGCCGACGCTGGAGGACTACCTCCACTACCGGATCGTCGACGTCTCCTCGATCAAGGAGCTGGCCCGCCGCTGGTACCCGCGGGCGTACTTCAACAGCCCCGAGAAGAACGGCAACCACCGCGCGCTCGCCGACATCCGCGAGTCCATCGCCGAACTGCGCTACTACCGGGAAGCCGTCTTCGTCCCGCAGCCGGGCCCCGACTCCGACACCGCCAAGGCGATCGCCGCGAAGCACGTCCTGCCCGCCCGGTAA
- a CDS encoding helix-turn-helix domain-containing protein, which translates to MGHDSAAAPETAARKLSGRRRKEIVAVLLFSGGPIFESSIPLSVFGIDRQDAGVPRYRLLVCAGEEGPLRTTGGLELTAPQGLEAIARAGTVVVPAWRSITSPPPEEALDALRRAHEEGARIVGLCTGAFVLAAAGLLDGRPATTHWMYAPTLAKRYPSVHVDPRELFVDDGDVLTSAGTAAGIDLCLHIVRTDHGNEAAGALARRLVVPPRRSGGQERYLDRSLPEEIGADPLAEVVAWALEHLHEQFDVETLAARAYMSRRTFDRRFRSLTGSAPLQWLITQRVLQAQRLLETSDYSVDEVAGRCGFRSPVALRGHFRRQLGSSPAAYRAAYRARRPQGDRPAAPDPGGDGTSRAPVPPGAAALAPDSAVPYQTRRSVPPLPAAASLPGQRSAP; encoded by the coding sequence ATGGGCCACGACTCCGCTGCCGCGCCGGAAACCGCGGCCCGGAAGCTCTCCGGGCGACGCCGCAAGGAGATCGTCGCGGTGCTGCTGTTCAGCGGCGGCCCCATCTTCGAGAGTTCCATACCGTTGTCGGTGTTCGGGATCGACCGCCAGGACGCCGGCGTGCCGCGCTACCGACTACTGGTGTGCGCCGGCGAGGAGGGCCCGCTGCGGACGACGGGGGGACTGGAACTCACCGCGCCGCAGGGCCTGGAGGCGATCGCCCGGGCCGGCACCGTGGTGGTGCCCGCCTGGCGGTCGATCACCTCGCCGCCGCCGGAGGAAGCGCTCGACGCACTGCGCCGGGCGCACGAGGAGGGCGCCCGCATAGTCGGGCTGTGCACCGGCGCCTTCGTGCTCGCGGCGGCGGGCCTGCTCGACGGCCGCCCCGCGACCACCCACTGGATGTACGCGCCGACGCTGGCCAAGCGCTATCCGTCGGTGCACGTCGATCCGCGCGAGCTGTTCGTGGACGACGGCGACGTGCTGACGTCGGCGGGTACCGCGGCCGGTATCGACCTGTGCCTGCACATCGTGCGCACGGACCACGGCAACGAGGCGGCCGGCGCGCTGGCCCGCCGCCTGGTGGTCCCGCCGCGCCGCTCGGGCGGCCAGGAGCGCTACCTCGACAGGTCTTTACCGGAGGAGATCGGCGCCGACCCGCTCGCCGAGGTCGTCGCCTGGGCGCTGGAACATCTCCACGAGCAGTTCGACGTGGAGACGCTGGCGGCCCGCGCCTACATGAGCCGCCGCACCTTCGACCGCCGCTTCCGGTCACTGACCGGCAGCGCCCCGCTGCAGTGGCTGATCACCCAGCGGGTGCTCCAGGCACAGCGCCTGCTGGAGACGTCCGACTACTCGGTGGACGAGGTCGCGGGCCGCTGCGGCTTCCGCTCGCCGGTGGCGCTGCGCGGCCACTTCCGCCGCCAGCTCGGTTCGTCCCCGGCCGCCTACCGGGCCGCCTACCGGGCACGCCGTCCGCAGGGCGACCGGCCGGCGGCCCCGGATCCGGGCGGCGACGGAACCTCCCGGGCCCCCGTCCCGCCCGGGGCCGCCGCCCTGGCACCGGACAGCGCGGTCCCGTACCAGACCCGCCGCTCGGTGCCGCCGCTGCCGGCGGCGGCGAGCCTGCCGGGGCAGCGCAGCGCGCCGTGA